The Trueperaceae bacterium DNA segment GCAGGCGTTGTCGCGCTGGTGTTGCCGGGGCTGACGGTGCTCACCTTCCTCTACCTGATCGCCGCTTGGGCCGTGCTCCGCGGTTTCATGGACATCGTGGTCGCGGTGGCCCTGCGCAAGGAGATCAGCAACGAGTGGTCGTTGATCCTCGCCGGCGTCGTCTCGATCGTCTTCGGCGTCGTGCTCGCCGTCTGGCCGGGCGCCGGCCTGGTCACGTTCGTCGGGTTGATAGCGGTGTTCGCGCTCGTGGCCGGCGTGGCGCTCATCGCGCTCGCGTTCCGCCTCAAGGGTGCGAACGACCGCCGGGAGCAGGCGCGGCGAGCGCGCGCCTGACGGCGCGGGCGACTGCTCGCCGCGGACCGTGGCGGCACGCCCGTGACGGCGGTCTCGTGACGGCGTGGCGGTGGGCCGCTCGCGGTGCGCGGTGGGCGAGATGACGGACCCCGCGACCGTACGGTCGCGGGGTCTTTCCGACCTGGCGCAGGCCCCACGGCGCCGGTCGAACGAGGGGAGGGCCGCCGGCGCCGACCAGGGGCGACGGAACCGACGGCGGAAAGGGCCGGCGCCTTGGTGGGCGCCGGCCGGCTAGGCGCTAGTCGCCCGCCAGAGCGGCGCGCCTCTGCATGATCACGGTGGAGGCGCGTTCCCTGGCCTCCAGCGACGCGAGGAAGCGCCAGACGAAGAGCAAGGTCGTGAGCAGCAGGCCGGGGTAGCCGACGGCTGCCGCGAGGTACGGGATCGTCGGATCGCCACCCTGCACGCGGGGGAGGTTGTAGCTCAGCAACCCGAACGTGATGATGAAGCCGAACACCCACATGGCGAGCAGCCAGGTCCCCGCCTCGAAGCCGCGGAGCGGTCGCGACCAACCGGACGTCGGTGGCGCGTACTCGTCGGCCCGCGGCGCCGGCGCCTG contains these protein-coding regions:
- a CDS encoding HdeD family acid-resistance protein produces the protein MLARTWWTSLFRGIALVIFGAIALLWPGLTLVALIYTYAVFALVDGAFSLASLVARTGIGPWWAQLFGGLLSVAAGVVALVLPGLTVLTFLYLIAAWAVLRGFMDIVVAVALRKEISNEWSLILAGVVSIVFGVVLAVWPGAGLVTFVGLIAVFALVAGVALIALAFRLKGANDRREQARRARA